From Branchiostoma lanceolatum isolate klBraLanc5 chromosome 16, klBraLanc5.hap2, whole genome shotgun sequence:
AATGCTTCCAATATAATGCTTTTCTTTCTATTAGAAAAGTAAttagtttgttagtttgcaATATTTCTTTTCAAGATCATCCCTGGTTCGTTTTGACaggaatccagagcattttatgaggcttgaagctTGAATACAAAAACTCcagtttctagtcattcctacacatagtaagtttcaataacactataccattacacatcgacattaaaggagcaaagatacgatgtcgttgtgtggtaagaactgatagaaaatccaagcccaaatAGACTGATACTGACTGTCCATCGCAATTAGCggctcgaccaatgagagagtgactgcatatccgtcaaatatttgcatttttatgttttaattttgcatttccatgttttttttattgacggaggtgggcggggctatggtaccggtctaattacactaggctcgtgaaactaaaagatccccatgtagcttatttttgtgtcgCTTTTGAGcccttttgataagaaatccgcacgcaaatgtggttaagagtggtattaaatgtcaatttcataaagattacagcaactagaataatTCCAGTtatcaagcctcataaaatgctctgggagCCTTTAAGTCAAAATCAGGATTAAGTGCAcgccgttttttttttgctctccTGTTGGACTCACAGCCCCAAAACAAGAGGCCGAACACATGTCATGCTCGAGCCTCATCCCCAGAAAATGGAAGCAAACAAAGTGAAGTAGAGGATGATCAGAATGACTCCGATGACCCAGAAGAAGATACCGAGGCCCAGCGCCCAGTAGTTGAGGAGTTTGGCGCGGTTAGACGCAGACTGGGCTCTGTTGATGTCCCCGGCATTGTTGGCGTCCTGTGTctgataaacaaacagataaataatccatcaaacaaagaaacaaacaagcaaacaaggtTAGAGATTCACTCTGATAGAGATTTACGGAACGTCAACTATAGAAACCATTATTCCCTTTATACACCATTACTCTTGTTATTACAATCACCGAATTACTAGATTGTTGTAAATAAACAGTTGTGCAACATAACAAATTTGTTTATAGTCCTTCTAAACATGTGTCGAAATATCTACTTCAATACGATCATCATAGAAGCTCAGGTTAACTCTTAGCCGCCTGGAGGTTGTCAGTATCATCATGAGTGTAAAAGCTGAAAACTTAATAGGTTCACACTCAAACACcattacactggtggcagcggtgggacgaagtgcccccctcccccatgcatgGTGACGTTTCCTTGCACGCCCTTTCAGCTTgagcggcgacctcgctgcgaccaggTGATTTGGCAGAGCCAATGTTAAGGACAAATAATCCATCTTTTAGCgctattttgtgtgttttgatgtcttttcattcatgctttttttgtcatttggtATGGTATTCCAAATATGGAATCGACGGTTACGTAATATGGTCGCAGCATGGTCGCAGCACGATACAGTGGAATGGGAGCCTCAGACCACACTCCAGTaatggcgcaggcgcagaaggcctaCTTGGagataggtttggtacccttgataaaagtagctgtaaaggTTTTTTTCTGgaatatgtttatatttttgagCTGGATGTtccaggtaagggtttctaccttcgaattgtgttgaaaaatcagactttcatccatttttgtggtgtctgtaggcagtagaagtttggtgtttttgtgtgattattaggtagagaaggaggtcaaaggtcaatttttgtgaACAAGGCCGGATTCGCAGGGGTTGTGcagattagaaagttgaaattatgctctagattgaaactttagaggtcagacacTGCACGTTTTTTATGGACTAAAATCcgggtaggtgacttttgacagcctctttcttacatgaatACCATGTGATAGATAACAATTCTTAATAACTGTCTTGTGGCCCTTACCTCGCAAGAGCTGACGATAGCGGCGATGCCGAGAGGCAGGCAGCAGCACAGGAGAGTGAAGATGGACAGGCCCATGTAGTCATTGGCCCTGCTCTGTACCATCATCATAGTCGGCTGCTGCAAAATCaaataatgacgtcataaatatATGAACATCTATGTTGATTTAAAGATGCCAAAGTATATTTTGATACAAATCGTCCCTTTTCTGATAACAATAATGTGTTATTATTTTGTTGCATACTTTAGTTGCTGTATAATGTCATTTcaaggactccaggaagagcaGTAGTGTACACGTGTATCACTAGTGGAGATATCGATTAAACCAAACGAAACCAAACCATGCTCGTTCTTACCCCTGCCATTTGGACAGTAGTCCCCATCTGCACAAACCCCCCTTGCTGCACGTAACCCCCTTGCTGTTGCGGGGGGTACTGGCCTTGCTGCGGGGGGTACTGGCCCTGCTGCGGGGGGTACTGTTGAGGTTGGAAGCCGTACCCCTGCTGCGGCTGTGCCTCACCGCCTTTGTCCGGGTACGCAGGGGGAGGGTACGATGCACCTTGGTCCGCCATGGTAGCGTCTAACTGTACAGGGATATGATTGTAAAATCATCGTATTTTTGctttaagaaacaaaacttacTCAGGAGTTGTTAAGGCACATGCCGCAATATACAGGAGTGGATAAGGCACATGTGCTAATGTAATATGTGTTAATGTTTTAATGATGTATGTAAATACCTGTATCAATGTagtttgttacatgtacgtttgtGTTTTTAAATACTCCAAGAAGAATTTAgttttgtatttatttgtacTTGTATGAAAGCTCATGGagtgaataaagtatccaaTTAGCAAGTATCCAAGAAAAAGACAAGGTAAATGTGGCTCACAATTGCCACatacaaataacaaaacatgtttgataAACATGGAAAAAGTGGGCAAACATCTTAAACCATGGAGGGATGGGTATGGCTTCTAAATCTGCTTGACGGACTTGCGCATCAGTCAAGCAGAGCTAGAATCAACTTTTTGCCCTCAATGTAACTCTGTGTTTTAAATTGTAGGATAGAGTGGAGTGTAGAATCATTAAGAagaggaacaaacaaacaaacaacgaataaacaagattggcagcataaaaagatgttgccatggcgacggtggtatCATTTcgtaaattatatcagttgatcaccttctctacccaaataacacaagtttcCCTATGCATAAAAGCCTTGCTTTCACAAAAAAAGGATATCCCCGTCAAAAAGCTACAACAAAATAATGCAGAagggtatacatgtagatagacgCAGCTTCATACAGCTATACTAAAAAGAACTGCGAATGAAATTAGAgacaatttatttattcatattcaGTGGCAAGTTTTGATGGCCCGTCCCTTACCCAGACTTTATGTAAACGATCAATAACAACTCAAATGCACGCAAGATCTTTGCACAGTAGTCAATGGTTAACAGAGGCACTTTTACGCATGTCAACAGCTCAGAATATATATTGACCATGTGcgaaacacacaaagaaagacTTGCATTTCATTTGTTTCCTGTTTTAACCTTTGATttctgtgaatgcagaaatatttgcgttGGTTTTACGTTTGCGGTTTTCCCAGCGAACTTTTAAAAAACACcttgaaaagccgttccattgtgtaactgtagctctaccattgtttcaaacgcgaattcaaacccaccgcgaacactccattttctccctaccgcgaaattaaatccccgcgaacatttctgcatttactgtactgTTTGAGCGTGCTTAGCAACCTATTTGATTGTCTATGGCCCCAAATGTGTGCTTAGTGTCCTCCGCAAGGACATGAATTTACAGGTTTACTATGTGGTTAATTTTTGATGGGTACTAAAGCGCTTGGTACGACCCTAAACTGACCCGAGACACATTCTGTAGCTTGTTACACCATTCTCCCAGAACAATGAAGAACCGAAGATTTGACAGACCTTTCAACAAATTTTATAGATAAAGGACGATTTTTGTCACAtttcgtgtttttttgtgtgtttgaattCATACTGGTAATAGTAGTAGTGCGTTACAAAATAATTGTTGCCAAACCCTGTGACTATATATTACATGTCCAATAGCCTCACATTTGGTGATGTCATGAACAGTTAGTGTTTTCCAGATTAGCCTTTttctatattattatatatcatCAAGTATATATCAACTAACGGTATTTTACGCTATTTCATAGTATGTAAAAATGCTCAAAATTTCGACTTCGCGTCGTGTGATTGGTTGTTGTTTAAGCTACAAACATTTGTAACGTTTCACATTGCTTCTCTATTCTCTATTTCAATCTTATGTCAGCTCAGAAAGTTACCCCTAAGAAAGCGCCTAAAGTAAGTGCCACTTACAATTTGATTCGAGATCCTTTTTTCATAATCCACCGATTTGAAACTTCTGTTTGCACTCTTacattatttctattttttagAGTAACAAAACACTTAAGATATGATATTGAAAGAAATATTAAAGTGAGAATAGATAACGGTACCTTaagatatgatataaaaaagTGAGAATAGATAGAAATACCTTGTTGTTAGGCAGGTGTTAATTTGTCCGGGGCAGGTCTCGTGATGACTGACTCTTGGCCGTAACTGTATATGAGACATGCAAATAAATGACGTCAGTGAACACGGTGCGCCCAGCGACAACAACGCGGTCTGTGATTGGATGTAAGCTTTTTCCGAGTCTTTGCAGGCATCAACAAAAGCTAAATGAATTAACCAATGAGGTTACCAGGcatagatgtgttttttttgttttcgtgAAACTTATTTTCTTCCCGTGAATATTTCGTTCTGACTTGTGATCGAGTGCTTGGAGGTCTCAGCATCGTTTAACCAATCAGGTCACTCGTCTCATCTTGAGTAGGGCACGCGTGTTTTTGCCTTTCGGTTGTAAGGTTACCTGGGGTTATTAGCGGGCATGTTTTTTGAGTTCATAGTCTACAGGATGTTGTTCTTAGAAACAGGGGAGGAAAGGAGTTAGATTAAATGGAAAAGGAAAACCAGCCTACACCAGGCCTTCCAAGATAGTACAACTCGGCACAAAGGGTTTTAAACTAGTCTTTTACTTTTGCGACTGCATGttgcttaagcccccctctcactcgacccgcggcacgctggcggcgtcgctgcgtcctaaactggatttgtgttacccttgactttataatggggatatcattcaaaacgtacaagtatgaccaaaaagacaacaaagcacacaaaactaAGTTTCATTTTTAGCTAATataatttgttgagtgctttaccaattcgatcggccgcaggacgccgccagcgtgccgcgggtagagtgagaggggggcttaaccaaGCATAAGAAACTAACAATCCTCGTTTAATGAGTGCCCTCAATCTGTTTGGCCATTGCATCAACTGAACTATGATTAATAAACTGAAACAGCCTGAAACAAATTTCATTTGATAATCCCCTAACTATGACGACTAAAATGCAAATGATAGCGTGTTATCGTTGTATATGGCAGTATTGAGGTCACTTCATGATGacgcttgttttttttccagtgaATGATAATCGCGTAGCCTGTagttacacaagctctcggccggaggttactgacacCCAcccaggaccggctggccactaggagcgcaaTTCGTCAGGCTAGATAATCGCGCACTGCCCACGTAATTGCTTTAAATCAGTTCTTATCATTTGTGACATTCATGCGTAGATTGGATAACAATGACACGTGCACTGAAACGTGTCTCTCAAATGAACTCATTGTACAAACAGATGTGTTCATCAAGTGTTCAAAGTGGGACGGTCAATCTACAAGGAAGCGATTATGGCGCACAGAATGGAGGATTGGTCAAACAAATTGGTCGGTAATGCATCAAAGGAGACACTGTAATGCCGTCTTTATGGTGTATTTGTGGCAGACTACTTCCCCATTGTATCAATGGTAAGTGATGGTTTCAAGGTCTTCGTGGACTATGATGGACAAACAACCTTTgtgaggttactgaccccctaATGCCGTCTTTATGGTGTATTTATGGTAGAGTTCTTCCTCATTGTATCAATGGCAAGTGATGGTTTCAAGGTCTTCGTGGACTATGATGGACAAACAACCATTATGAGGTTACTAACCCCCAGCTACCGTTTTTATGGTGTGTTTATGCTAGAATACGTCCTCAATATGTCAACGGCAAGTGATGGTTTCAAGGTCTTAATTGACTATGATGGACGTCGACAAACAACCATTATGAGGTCACTGCCCCACTATTGCTGTCTTTATTGTGTATCTATGACAGAATACTTCTTCAATATATCAATAGCAAGTGATGGTTTCAAGGTCTTCATTGACTATGATGGACAAACAACCATTATGATGTTACTGACCCCCTAATGCCGTCTTTATCGTGTATTTATGGTAGAATACTTCCTCATTGTATCAATGGCAAGTGATGGTTTCAAGGTCTTCGTGGACTATGATGGACAAACAACCATTatgaggttactgaccccctaATGCCGTCTTTATGAAGCATTTATGGCAGAATACTTCTTCATTGTATCAATGGCAAGTGATGGTTTCAAGGTCTTCGTGGACTTTGATGGACAAACAACCATTatgaggttactgaccccctaATGTCGTCTTTATCGTGTATTTATGGTAGAATACTTCCTCATTGTATCAATGGCAAGTGATGGTTTCAAGGTCTTCATCGACTATGATGGACAAATAACATTGTGAGGTCACTGAcccacggtggaagacgaaatacattttatctcaaactgccccttcaatgatcaggaaagaaaatagctttttaaagaaggtaccaaacttaccacactttccaaacgtttaccgacgaaaagaaaactagagccctgttaacctctcaaaaccAACTCATTACAAAAATGGTGGGtcatttcgtcttccactgctcccaaaaaggaagtcaaacccagaaagcgtagattgtattatCCGTAGTAGTTATTCTACTTGTCgacattgttaacttgcactatcTGTACATTATACCCTCTCTAtgcattgtttattgttgtaaTTAGTCCTCGggtaagaacttgcaaataaaacatcaatTGTTTTCACTCTAGGAGTGGAACAGCATATAATGTCCTAGCAAGACGATGCATCTTTACCTCAAGATGgctgaccttggcactgcaccAATACTAGTTGATCGGACTATGAATTAGACTATGGATGGATAAACACCatcatgccccccccccattttttttctctgacaGAGAGGTTTTGCAGCGTGAAACATTGCTTTGATTTCATCGGAATGGAACAGCATATTAcgtcccagaaaaaaaaaatgtctgtgtctgtgtgcgtgtgtgtccggCGCAatatcttaaaggcatccagagcattttatgaggcaaGAAACTTGagtaaaaaactccaatttctagtccttcctacacatagtaagtttcaataacactataccattacatatcgacattaaaggagcaaagatacgatgttgttgtgtggtgagaattTATAGAAAacccaagccctaatagactgatcctgactgtccatcacaattagcggttcgactaatgagagagtgactgcatgtccgtcaaatatttgcatttttatgttttaattgtgcatttctacgttttgactaAGGTAGGCGGGGctaaactaaaagatcaccatgtagcttatttttgtgccacttttgatcacttttgataagaaatccgcacgcaaatgtggtttaCAGTGCgattaaatattcatttcataaaCATTACAGCAAATAGATTATTTCCAGTTGTCAAGCCTCATaagatgctctgggtgcctttaagaacctctggatggattttgatgatatttggtatgtgggtaggtgttgcaAACCCGACGGTCAAGgccgattttgggcctcctgttggctgatcttggtactgcatcaACACTATGTCATTTGACTAAGATGGATGAGCACCATTATCATGTCAATGATCCCCTATTTCTTTCACCTACAAGTTTTACAGTGTGAAACAAAGCTTCCATTTCATCGGAGTGGAACAGCATATAATGTCCTAGCAAGACAGTACTTCTATAAGAAATGGAGGGAACGTTTTTTTGTGTACGTTTGTCTGCGCAAAATCTTATGaacatctggatggattgttacgATATTTAGTGTTGTTAGGTCGATTTCGGGCTTCTTAACCTACATGAAAAAAGGAGTTAtagttttcttatcattttgtgtgtgtgtgtgtgtgtgtgtgtgtgtgtgtgtgcgtgtgtgtgtgtgtgtgtacgtgtgtgtgtgtacgtgtacgtgcTTGTCCGGCGCAATATCTTAAAGTTAAGAACCTCTGATGGATTgcgataatatttggtatgaagGTAGGTGTTGTGGACCCGACGGTCAAGGTCAACATGATCCTCCTGGTGGCCGAAATTGGTACTGCACCAgaacttctttttatttttgGTCCTTGATATGCTGTggtcttttcttttttaattttatcaTTTAGTTCATAACATACTATTGAACCCCACGTAAAAGAAAAATACACGGCTCGATCAACATTAACAAGTATTTATTAAAATTGTGCAATACTATGTGGATTTACAGTTTTGATGATTTTCTAAGTGTACATACAATCCATTAATTTCATGATCATCAGTAAGAATCACCATCCAATAGTGTTGTTCACTCAAATGGGGAACCAGCCTCCATCAGTAGAAAATACACCGAGTGGTCTATTTCACGCGTTTGAACATTTCAatctacctgggtttggaatgcCCCATATAATCAAAACCAACGACCATAGCTAACGGCGTACTTCTAAACGTCTAAATGCTATAgcaaacacaaaacgtacaagaaaaataatctatCTGACATAGatttttgacatgtacgtaACTTCCCTATCAAAACCAACGACCATAGCTAGCAGCGTTCTTCTAGACTTCTTCTGATCTCAGCAAAATGATATAGCATACATAAAACGTACAAGAAATATAATCTGTCTGACAtagatttttaaattttatttacTTTTCTACGTATATGCAGCTCTCGTACATTTGACTttatttacaaaaatacagatCGAATGGCTATTTGTATATGGGCTATCTTTCGTTGGAGTTGTCCATGAAGTTAATTTTCTAATGCAACTCTTTCTCTTATAGATATTTTTCGGAAATCTGACGccacaaaaattgaattttttggtCCTCAGATATGATGCAAGATTGAAatgacaaaatgaaataaagaactGTAAAAGACCATCGAAACATTCAATCTTTGTACCCACGGTTTCAAGCAGAGAGTGGACAGTGTCAgaatacatttttctttcttattttcatgAAATATTCTTGCTAAAATAGTGCATTAAATGTCAGATAAACAAGAAATTATATTGATGTAGCCTTGCCTTTGACTTCACACACCATTCACGATTCTTCCGAGTCCCTCTAATTTTGATTGCCATAATGTATGAAAATTAATACTCATACAACAAAGGAAACAAATTGCTCATAACAATCACAACTTCATAATTAACACTCATTATAATATAAGCACATACGATGAGAAATATTTAAGTACACGATAAACAAACGTCGCTTCAGAAGACAGCATtttatatgtatacatacatttttttccattgggCATTTTCGTCACAAAACTGTTTTCAAATTTATCATAATCAAGAACGGTTTacacaatcaatcaagcaatcaatcaatcgacccATTAATTGCTTTATACAGAGCATTACAAATACTccagaaaaattgaaatattgagAAGGTACACAGAATGTCAAAGCTAATCCGTTGTTGGAAACagtaatcattatcataattcacaAGTAAACACATTTGGAGCTGACGCCTGAACCTTATTAATAAGTTGACGtgcataatgtgacgtcaccATACAGCCAACAATTTTCGTATGCTCCTCTGCAATTCATAACTCATTTCCTGTTCCCTCCATACATATTAAGTGCTtcattacacacatgtacattagcCTGCACTTTGCCATACTTTGGTGGTTAAAAAAGTTCTACTAAATGCAACATTTTTGATGGATACGTTGAAGATGTTAATAAGATTCACGCTGAGTGTATGATTGATAACTCCACGGGACGTTGGTTATTCCAAACCCCTACTAGGAATCCAAATTACACCTGACGTCTGTGCCTATTTTTGCTTGCATGAGTTGAAGTACATTATCCTGCATTAACTCCGAAGACGCCACTCAATGGGACCGGCCCACACATAAATAAGATCACATACTTCATCCATATACGTTATCCGCAAATAGATACCGGTATCAAACACTCACAAATGATCATAAAAATAttcacaattttcttttttttttaaagtttcatATATAATCACAAATACGAGGCTCACAACCCTCTTTAAGGCATTTACTTCCATATGATCTTTATACAAATCTATATATACAAATTGCATGTTGAATATTTCTGCGTATATCGTTAGAATATCGTTGAAAAGTCATTGCTTTGACAATAGATAACTTCTTttatgttctgtgtgttttttttaaagacaaagCAGAAAGAGAGTAGCGGGAACAATTTTGAACGTTGCATGTCATTTTGAAGAGGATGTTTTCGATGTGCATCCCAGCAgattctgtaaatgcagaaattttggcggtgtttttttttatgttcgcggttttcgcggcgaccgtttcaccgtgaacttaaagaaaccaccgcgaacattcttgtccaatactgtagtagtatgtgACTAATACtttaaacttgaaaccaccgcgaacactccgttgTTGCCttagcgaaataaaaaccacgcgaacttaaatgcatatacagTATTCAACATACTTGATGCAATTAGAGCATGAAGCTGGCTTCAAAGAAATTGCTAACGGGTAAGCAGGATGTGACATTATTGAAAAACATTAGCCGACGTCGATATCAAAGCGCCTCTTCAATAACTCCAGGTGGTCCCTATGGCCTAGAAACATCGGGAGAAATAGGACATCTTGAGCGAACCTTATATCATCCATCAATAATAACATCGACTTCAGGGATTTGCTAAACGTGTTCGATCTATTTTCTGTCCCGAAGCACTCAATTACCAAGTTCATCGTTGAAGAATCGAGGTAAATCAGCGTGCCAAGCAATTTTGATTCATCTTTATCACACCGCGTAGAGGTGATTTCATTGACGTTGAGAGCGAATCAGGTGTAGATCATCGTGTGCACAAAGCTATGAGTATGggtgttaagcccccctctcactggacctgcggcacactgacggcgtcgctgcagccgatcgaattgacaaagcactcaacgaatgtcgtcgacaaaaaaacacatctttttaagttgatgaaggttggacatctaggtaataaggtacgccaaaagtagttactcaagcaactggataaaattttatccagttgcttgaacaACGATTTTTGGCACATTTTTAAggcttgtgtgttttgttgtctttttgggcagactcgtacgttttgaatgatatttccattataaagtcaagggtaacacaaatccagatTATGACGcatcgacgccgccagcgtgccgcgggtccagtgagagtcAGGGCTTTAGAATGCACTCCATTGAGCTCTCCCATTTTTGCCTCCGTGCACTTGGCGTTTTTGTGTGGAAATCTTGTCAGTCcaaattggcatttgaatgtCTACACTATATGTATAGTATATATCGTGTATCATATTAGATTTGCGAAGGTTTACAGTTTTAAATGTTGCATATGCTGGTTTCATTTAGCATTGTAGTGTAGGTGTCGTTTCGGGCTTGTTTTTGGTGTATTTGTATGCTTGTTTAAAACTTGTACCGATCCGTTTCAGTAGCAAAACCATAACAATTTACCAAGGACCAGATTCAGGCGTTTTGACGcaataaaacttgaaataaatcAACTTTAACCAGAATGTACAAGAATATGAATTCTTCGAATCTTTTAGAGCCATATACATGAGAGCAACGTCTTATGTGTCAATGACCTTCCTGATTTCTCATCGTGCCCTCGCAGCATTTCAACCGTAAATTAGAAATCTCAAAGACCTTCGGAGATTCAACCTCGCCCTTTTGTACATCGCCGGTTTTAATGGCAGATTGGTGGTGCTATAGAAGGGTGTCTTTTACATTAGGCCTTGCCCTTTGACGATCACTATGTGTGGTCCTATAATCTGAGACCTTTGATTGACTACCAATAGCAGGGTCGGACGAGTTCTTGATTGCTTACAAATTGGACCTTACGCTGTACGGGCCGGATGGCTCAGTAGGCCGCTAAGCTGCCTTTCTGTATCAAAGCTGTGCGGTTACGTGGAATAAATCTCACTGATTCTTAAAGCAGTAGGTAAGGGTTTTGGCCTACGCCGTAGGCAGAACGGtattttggtcgggatttgtggagtgatggtttTGGCGATacaactcttgatgccatgtaCAGATGTTGGTCATTTTTGGTAGATAGATTTCtattggggagacgaaggtcaagttcgaagatgggtcttctggttTGTAAAAGTTTTAAGTGATTTTCCTTCAAACAAAAAGACTTAGAATTCTTTTATCGTTATACGAGCTATTTTGGATAAAACCCTTTATTGTTGAGCATGGATATATTCTTTGAATTGAAATGCGTTTGTTTAGGTTGCAAAGAGAGCATGATAGATACATCCTgtatcatatgaaacaaagaggcgagtagaacagtctcctggctcgcagggttcgaacccgggcccgccaatCCACAGACCGCacaccttaaccactaggctaaaaggtctagaatAGCTAGACTGGCCATGCAGTTGGATGCGCTTGATCCTCACTGTTACACGTATTCCAATTACAAAATCATGGGTCACACATGTCCAACTCTCGTCGCTGTGCGTTCGCTTAGTCGCTTGGAGTGGGAGGGGGCTAAGCATTAACAATCGTATGGTTAAAGGATATATGTGTTTTCACTCAACAATGAAATATTATTCTCCGCAATAACAAAATGATAGACGTTTCCTGTTTCTCCTTTTATGGTAATGCTACACCGTGAAAGCGTTTCTGGTTGACCACATAATTCGTTGTTTTGACGGCTCATTGCCTTTTACGAGCTACGATGCTCTTGTGGATGTGTGCTTCGATGAACACATTGATTGGCCTGACGCCAAAGCTGATTAGACCTATCAAACCAAGAATTAGATCGGTCGTGAAGGCAAACATGCCGTGCACAGTTCAGGTTAAGACGGAAAGGTTTGCCATATATTCTTACCCGTGGTCGGTTCTTTCATAACCCTGCTAAAAGTCATTTTGCAAAAATA
This genomic window contains:
- the LOC136421898 gene encoding interferon-induced transmembrane protein 3-like isoform X1; this encodes MADQGASYPPPAYPDKGGEAQPQQGYGFQPQQYPPQQGQYPPQQGQYPPQQQGGYVQQGGFVQMGTTVQMAGQPTMMMVQSRANDYMGLSIFTLLCCCLPLGIAAIVSSCETQDANNAGDINRAQSASNRAKLLNYWALGLGIFFWVIGVILIILYFTLFASIFWG
- the LOC136421898 gene encoding interferon-induced transmembrane protein 2-like isoform X2; its protein translation is MADQGASYPPPAYPDKGGEAQPQQGYGFQPQQYPPQQGQYPPQQQGGFVQMGTTVQMAGQPTMMMVQSRANDYMGLSIFTLLCCCLPLGIAAIVSSCETQDANNAGDINRAQSASNRAKLLNYWALGLGIFFWVIGVILIILYFTLFASIFWG